A window of Diospyros lotus cultivar Yz01 chromosome 14, ASM1463336v1, whole genome shotgun sequence contains these coding sequences:
- the LOC127789776 gene encoding LRR receptor-like serine/threonine-protein kinase ER1: MMMAQPPRHPLLLPPFLLLLLLLHLYCPAQADRINALDLAALREIRDDLTDLPGTDFFSTWDFTSPDPCSDFAGVTCSGEPPRVTILTLGTGLSASPGLAGSLSPSLSKLTQLTQLVLFPGIVTGPIPPELGRLTQLRVLSLTNNRLTGPIPTSISALRNLHTLDLSSNQLTGPLPSSLSGLSQLKVLVLASNRLSGELPKSLPAQLLHLDLKNNGFWGRLPLRLPEPLRYLSASGNQMWGPLNGLQSLSSELVYLDLSMNRFSGPIPASLFRSTLSSMLLQRNNLSGGLPPSSSSSPSYGPGSVVDLSHNSLGGEISTVLAGAESVFLNNNRLMGRVPVEYIDAVRRGSTRTLYLQHNYLTGFPVEGGLPDSASVCLAYNCMVPLVGLATCPASAGGQLSRPMNQCPVFNHNDSSTG, from the coding sequence ATGATGATGGCCCAACCTCCTCGTCACCCTCTTCTTCTACCAccctttctccttctcctcctcctccttcaccTCTACTGTCCAGCTCAAGCAGATCGGATCAATGCCCTTGATTTGGCTGCACTACGAGAAATCAGAGACGACCTGACCGACCTGCCGGGCACCGACTTCTTCTCCACCTGGGACTTCACCTCGCCGGATCCATGCTCTGATTTCGCCGGCGTCACCTGCTCCGGAGAACCTCCGAGAGTCACCATCCTCACTCTCGGCACCGGCCTCTCCGCCTCGCCGGGGCTCGCCGGCTCCCTCTCCCCTTCCCTCTCCAAGCTCACCCAATTAACCCAGCTCGTCCTCTTCCCCGGCATTGTCACCGGCCCCATCCCGCCCGAGCTTGGTCGACTCACCCAGCTCCGAGTCCTCTCCCTCACCAACAACCGGCTCACCGGCCCGATCCCCACCTCCATTTCAGCCCTCCGGAACCTCCACACGCTCGATCTCAGTTCCAATCAGCTCACCGGACCTCTCCCTTCGAGCCTCTCGGGGTTGAGCCAGCTCAAGGTCCTGGTTCTGGCCTCCAACCGGCTCTCCGGAGAGCTCCCGAAGTCGCTGCCCGCACAACTCCTCCACCTGGACCTGAAAAATAACGGATTCTGGGGGAGGCTGCCGCTTCGTCTACCGGAGCCGCTGCGGTACCTGTCGGCGTCGGGCAACCAGATGTGGGGCCCACTCAACGGTCTACAGTCACTGTCATCAGAATTAGTGTACCTCGACTTGAGCATGAACCGCTTCAGTGGGCCCATCCCGGCCTCACTCTTTCGGTCCACTCTCTCATCAATGCTGCTGCAACGGAACAATCTCTCCGGTGGGCTACCACCATCATCGTCATCGTCGCCATCCTACGGCCCAGGATCAGTCGTGGACCTCAGTCACAACTCCCTGGGAGGGGAGATATCAACTGTTCTGGCGGGCGCAGAGAGTGTATTCTTGAATAACAACCGTCTGATGGGGAGGGTGCCTGTGGAGTATATTGACGCGGTGCGCCGAGGGAGCACCAGGACATTGTACTTGCAGCACAATTACTTGACGGGGTTTCCGGTAGAAGGTGGTTTGCCGGACTCGGCTTCAGTGTGCCTGGCTTACAACTGCATGGTGCCGCTGGTGGGGCTGGCCACCTGCCCAGCCAGCGCCGGCGGCCAGCTATCCAGACCCATGAATCAGTGTCCCGTGTTCAATCATAATGACAGCTCCACTGGTTAA